Proteins encoded together in one Campylobacter concisus window:
- the secG gene encoding preprotein translocase subunit SecG gives MSLIFLILQFVLAVVITIAVLLQKSSSIGLGAYSGSNESLFGAKGPAGFLAKFTFVVGVLFILNTLALGYFYNKDLKRSIVDSVDSKSLVVPKSNDVPAAPSAPQNPVK, from the coding sequence GTGAGTTTAATATTTTTAATCTTACAATTTGTTCTAGCTGTCGTTATCACGATCGCAGTTTTACTCCAAAAGAGCTCATCTATCGGTCTTGGAGCATACAGTGGAAGCAACGAGAGCCTTTTTGGAGCAAAAGGACCAGCTGGGTTTTTAGCTAAATTTACCTTTGTGGTAGGCGTTTTGTTTATCCTAAACACACTTGCACTCGGATATTTTTACAACAAAGATCTAAAACGCTCTATCGTTGATAGTGTCGATAGCAAATCTCTAGTCGTACCAAAATCAAACGACGTGCCAGCAGCTCCTAGCGCACCACAAAATCCAGTAAAATAA
- the frr gene encoding ribosome recycling factor, with the protein MLNKIYDTQKEGCEKAIASLKRDFTTLRTGKVNINILDNVMVDYYGSPTPLNQVATVLTSDASTIAITPWEKSMIKAISSAIQAANIGVNPNSDGESVKLFFPPMTVEQRQENAKHAKAMGEKAKVSIRNVRKDANDEVKKLEKDKAITEDESKKGQDEVQKITDTYTAKIDTLVKEKEAELLKI; encoded by the coding sequence ATGCTAAATAAAATTTACGATACCCAAAAAGAGGGTTGCGAAAAGGCGATCGCTTCTTTAAAGCGCGATTTTACAACGCTAAGAACTGGCAAGGTAAATATCAACATCCTAGATAACGTTATGGTTGATTATTATGGCTCGCCAACTCCGCTTAATCAAGTAGCCACCGTGCTTACGAGTGACGCTTCGACTATCGCTATCACACCTTGGGAAAAGAGCATGATAAAAGCGATCTCATCAGCCATCCAAGCTGCAAATATCGGCGTCAATCCAAACAGCGACGGCGAGAGCGTTAAGCTATTTTTCCCACCGATGACCGTCGAGCAACGCCAAGAAAATGCAAAACACGCAAAAGCTATGGGCGAAAAGGCAAAAGTTAGTATAAGAAACGTGAGAAAAGACGCAAACGACGAGGTCAAAAAGCTTGAAAAAGACAAAGCTATAACTGAAGACGAGAGCAAAAAGGGTCAAGATGAGGTTCAAAAGATAACTGACACCTACACCGCAAAGATCGACACTCTCGTAAAAGAGAAAGAAGCTGAGCTTTTAAAAATTTAA
- a CDS encoding ribonuclease HII, which produces MAKICGIDEAGRGALAGPLSVAACVLNSEIPGLNDSKKLTEKKREELFCKITKSSNFLIVYFSNVQIDELGLSECLRRALKLFKAHFDGFEIIYDGNLDYGVGITTMIKADGKVASVSAASILAKVSRDRLMNGWDKFYPAYGFAGHKGYGTKSHLDAIAKFGYSDFHRKSFVIKPKLTQGSLF; this is translated from the coding sequence ATGGCTAAAATTTGCGGTATCGACGAGGCTGGACGTGGGGCGTTAGCTGGACCACTAAGCGTGGCTGCTTGCGTGCTAAATAGTGAAATTCCTGGACTAAACGACTCCAAAAAACTAACCGAAAAAAAGCGCGAGGAGCTATTTTGCAAGATCACAAAAAGCTCAAATTTTCTCATCGTCTATTTTTCAAACGTCCAGATAGACGAGCTTGGACTAAGTGAGTGCCTAAGGCGTGCGCTCAAACTTTTCAAGGCACATTTTGATGGCTTTGAGATCATTTATGACGGGAATTTAGACTACGGCGTGGGTATAACCACGATGATAAAGGCCGACGGAAAGGTAGCTAGCGTAAGTGCAGCCAGCATCCTAGCAAAAGTAAGCCGTGACCGCTTGATGAACGGCTGGGATAAATTTTACCCAGCATACGGCTTTGCAGGGCACAAAGGATATGGCACGAAGTCGCACCTAGATGCCATAGCTAAATTTGGCTACTCAGACTTTCATAGAAAAAGCTTTGTCATAAAGCCAAAACTCACGCAGGGCTCGCTATTTTAG
- the rpsJ gene encoding 30S ribosomal protein S10, which produces MERIRLKLKAYDHRVLDRTVAAIVEAVKRTGADVRGPVPMPTKIKRYTVLKSPHINKDSREQFEMRIHARMLDIVAATPETVDSLTKLDLAPEVNVEVRAMK; this is translated from the coding sequence ATGGAAAGAATCAGGTTAAAGCTAAAAGCTTACGACCATAGAGTTCTAGACCGCACTGTTGCAGCAATTGTAGAAGCTGTCAAACGAACAGGTGCCGACGTTCGTGGCCCGGTACCAATGCCTACAAAGATCAAACGCTATACAGTCTTAAAATCTCCACACATCAACAAAGACTCACGTGAGCAGTTTGAGATGAGAATACACGCTCGTATGCTTGACATCGTAGCTGCTACTCCAGAAACTGTAGATAGCCTAACAAAACTCGACCTAGCTCCAGAAGTTAATGTCGAAGTTCGTGCGATGAAATAA
- a CDS encoding 50S ribosomal protein L23 encodes MADITDIKTIIYTEKTLGLQEQGVVVIQTSPRVTKNSLKAVLQEYFGVTPVRVNSLRISGKVKRFRGRAGQRDEIKKFYVKLPEGVSLENTEA; translated from the coding sequence ATGGCGGATATAACTGATATCAAAACAATTATTTATACAGAAAAAACTCTAGGCCTTCAAGAACAAGGCGTTGTTGTTATCCAAACTTCACCAAGAGTTACAAAAAACAGCTTAAAAGCGGTTTTACAAGAGTATTTTGGAGTAACGCCTGTTCGCGTAAATTCACTTAGAATTAGCGGCAAGGTTAAGCGTTTTAGAGGAAGAGCAGGCCAACGTGACGAGATAAAGAAATTCTACGTTAAGTTACCTGAAGGCGTAAGCCTAGAAAATACGGAGGCGTAA
- the rpsC gene encoding 30S ribosomal protein S3 gives MGQKVNPIGLRLGINRNWESRWFPTKQSLPENIGEDYKIRAFLKKKLYYAGISQILIERTAKKLRVTVVAARPGIIIGKKGQDVENLKNEVSKLIGKEVNVNIKEERKAQASAQLAAENVAMQLEKRVAFRRAMKKVIQGAQKSGAKGIKISVAGRLGGAEMARTEWYLEGRVPLHTLRAKIDYGVAEAHTTYGNIGIKVWIFKGEVLQKGVQPEKTEEEAPKKTRRARRGK, from the coding sequence ATGGGACAAAAAGTAAATCCAATAGGTCTTAGACTAGGAATTAACCGCAACTGGGAATCTAGATGGTTTCCAACCAAACAAAGTCTTCCTGAAAATATCGGTGAAGATTACAAAATTCGTGCATTTTTAAAGAAAAAACTTTACTATGCAGGAATTAGCCAAATTTTAATCGAAAGAACGGCTAAAAAACTTCGTGTAACCGTAGTTGCAGCTCGTCCTGGTATCATCATCGGCAAAAAAGGCCAAGATGTTGAAAACCTAAAGAACGAAGTTAGCAAACTTATCGGTAAAGAAGTAAATGTAAATATCAAAGAAGAAAGAAAAGCTCAAGCTTCAGCTCAACTTGCTGCTGAAAACGTAGCTATGCAACTTGAAAAGCGTGTCGCATTTAGACGTGCTATGAAAAAAGTTATCCAAGGTGCTCAAAAATCAGGCGCTAAAGGTATCAAAATTTCAGTTGCTGGTCGTTTAGGTGGCGCTGAGATGGCAAGAACCGAGTGGTATCTAGAAGGTCGTGTTCCGCTTCATACTCTTAGAGCAAAGATAGATTACGGTGTAGCTGAGGCTCATACAACTTATGGAAACATAGGTATTAAAGTATGGATTTTTAAAGGTGAGGTTCTTCAAAAAGGTGTTCAACCTGAGAAAACTGAAGAAGAGGCACCTAAGAAAACACGTAGAGCAAGAAGAGGTAAATAA
- the rplC gene encoding 50S ribosomal protein L3 has translation MEYIVEKIGMSRTIATKSTPVTLLKLVEAKVCEIDENKRAIVAYAHTKANNKAIAGQQKKYNLTAEFNKFATLEVANSEVGNLDFTPLNEAKILKVSFNSKGRGYQGVVKRHGFGGGPKSHGSRFHRRHGSIGNCEWPGRVQPGMKMAGHMGNEKVTVKNELISFDAQNGIVVVKGCVPGHNGAMGKIRIVK, from the coding sequence ATGGAATATATTGTAGAAAAAATAGGCATGAGTAGAACGATTGCCACGAAGAGTACGCCAGTTACACTACTTAAGCTAGTTGAGGCTAAAGTATGTGAGATCGACGAAAACAAACGTGCTATCGTAGCGTATGCCCACACTAAAGCAAACAACAAAGCTATCGCTGGTCAGCAAAAGAAATACAATCTGACAGCAGAATTTAACAAATTTGCTACGCTTGAAGTAGCTAATAGCGAAGTTGGAAACCTAGACTTTACACCATTAAATGAGGCTAAAATTTTAAAAGTTAGCTTTAACTCAAAAGGTAGAGGCTACCAAGGTGTGGTAAAAAGACATGGTTTTGGCGGTGGTCCAAAAAGCCACGGCTCACGTTTCCACAGACGCCACGGATCAATTGGTAACTGCGAATGGCCAGGTCGTGTTCAACCAGGTATGAAAATGGCAGGACACATGGGCAATGAGAAAGTTACTGTTAAAAACGAGCTAATAAGCTTTGACGCTCAAAATGGCATCGTAGTTGTAAAAGGTTGCGTTCCTGGTCACAATGGTGCAATGGGTAAAATAAGGATTGTAAAATGA
- a CDS encoding DUF4153 domain-containing protein encodes MHIITELKAAFADKKILFLTILAFSLATIFLSPSQIVDEYRGFWLLEPLLLVAIYLNKRQILLPLYFLIFGATLYFFGLKLSGYASDLVALYLMAFVLLFSLNFAKDNEKFISQSLARLLNLLISFALFHLFFLGIVAVFAGLNYLFDWELLTSHRTQRLYLTLASFGLPCLFLFFESKFSEYRLLNFIKIAINFILNPLLIIYVALLNLYCIYRLVLLELPRGGVAYIVLACLIAGFVLRGLNLIIKSQIYDQIFKLLPLFVILPSILLWWGVMHRVGEYGLSEPRIYLIACVIFANLSYFVMIFLRDFPYKFLAFFMVFGIFFTHFVLDTKLLTINSQKELLLRELKALNLLGSDGTLSGDVSKIGEEKLYFLQDKFDYLVENGDKFALENKNFIAGLEVAEQKNWQIFSIDFNGTAINVKDATIKMPITSSVNGDELVIQLDNESVSINMQKHLEKALASLNLKPDGDFGAEIFERLKEQLLLFEVGKRAFVLRSMEIVQENGVYKFYDASVLFYMEDAQLK; translated from the coding sequence TTGCATATCATCACCGAGCTAAAAGCCGCATTTGCTGATAAAAAAATTTTGTTTCTTACCATTTTGGCTTTTTCTCTAGCTACCATTTTTCTTAGCCCCAGCCAGATAGTGGATGAGTATAGAGGTTTTTGGCTGCTTGAGCCACTACTTTTGGTCGCTATCTACCTAAATAAAAGGCAAATTTTACTACCTTTATATTTTTTGATATTTGGCGCAACACTTTATTTTTTTGGTCTTAAGTTAAGCGGTTATGCCAGCGATCTTGTCGCACTTTATCTCATGGCTTTTGTGCTTTTATTCTCTCTAAATTTCGCCAAAGATAATGAGAAATTTATAAGCCAGAGCCTAGCAAGACTATTAAATTTACTCATCTCATTTGCCCTTTTTCACCTATTTTTTCTTGGCATTGTGGCTGTTTTCGCAGGGCTTAACTACCTCTTTGACTGGGAGCTTTTAACCAGCCACAGGACGCAGCGGCTCTACTTGACACTGGCCTCTTTTGGTCTGCCATGTTTGTTTCTCTTTTTTGAGAGCAAATTTAGCGAGTACAGGCTCTTAAATTTCATCAAGATCGCCATAAATTTCATCCTAAATCCCCTGCTCATCATATATGTGGCGCTACTAAATTTATACTGCATTTATAGACTTGTTTTGCTTGAGCTGCCACGCGGTGGAGTGGCCTATATCGTGCTTGCCTGCTTGATCGCTGGCTTTGTTTTAAGAGGGCTAAATTTAATTATCAAAAGCCAAATTTATGATCAAATTTTTAAGCTCTTGCCACTTTTTGTCATCTTGCCTAGCATTTTGCTTTGGTGGGGCGTCATGCACAGAGTCGGTGAGTACGGCTTAAGCGAGCCTAGGATCTATCTCATAGCCTGCGTGATATTTGCAAATTTGAGCTATTTTGTGATGATATTTCTTAGGGATTTTCCTTATAAATTTCTAGCGTTTTTTATGGTATTTGGTATATTTTTTACACATTTTGTCCTTGATACGAAACTGCTTACCATAAATTCTCAAAAAGAGCTTTTGCTAAGAGAGCTAAAGGCGCTAAATTTGCTTGGTAGCGATGGCACGCTAAGTGGCGATGTGAGCAAGATAGGCGAAGAGAAGCTTTATTTTTTGCAAGATAAATTTGACTATCTCGTAGAAAACGGCGATAAATTCGCACTAGAAAATAAAAATTTTATAGCGGGTCTTGAGGTGGCTGAGCAGAAAAATTGGCAGATATTTAGCATAGACTTTAATGGCACCGCTATAAACGTGAAAGATGCGACCATCAAAATGCCTATCACAAGCAGCGTAAATGGCGATGAGCTCGTCATACAGCTAGATAATGAAAGCGTTAGCATAAATATGCAAAAGCACCTAGAAAAGGCGCTTGCGAGTTTAAATTTAAAGCCAGACGGCGACTTTGGCGCTGAGATATTTGAGCGGTTAAAAGAGCAGCTTTTGCTCTTTGAAGTTGGCAAGCGCGCCTTTGTTCTGCGCTCTATGGAAATCGTGCAAGAAAACGGAGTTTATAAATTTTACGATGCAAGCGTGCTTTTTTATATGGAGGATGCGCAGCTAAAATAG
- a CDS encoding ATP-binding protein, translated as MKSLETLYQAPIKNAKFIPRKYEIISPKTFIIGAISSGKTALVYEFLSHYKSEERLYINLDDIRIDRALLLANLKEFLEKNAQIKVLAVENLQAADLANLDFLKDAALENIILTSKEFSLLLEGFARINLNYLDYEEFILFFKKNLDQDLLFSYFLAHGNEIASAFLDSSEVTAHLQQLLRGNLNEQGIAILKECATKCHDTISAFGIYKNLKEQMKISKDSVYSAINLLNESGYVEFVPNLDESSTSKKIYFTNFALRNALCLKKDFLAVFANVVFCELLKFKDEIYYTKEIDFFLTKRKLAIICVPFSAPEIVFLKFKKLHASLKELGVSKLQIISVANQAEQSIEGIKCEILPFSRWSLGL; from the coding sequence TTGAAAAGTTTAGAAACGCTTTATCAAGCACCCATTAAAAATGCTAAATTTATCCCCAGAAAATATGAGATCATCTCGCCAAAGACGTTTATCATTGGCGCTATTTCAAGTGGCAAAACAGCCCTTGTTTATGAGTTTTTGAGCCATTACAAGAGCGAGGAGAGGCTTTATATAAATTTAGACGATATAAGGATAGATAGAGCCTTGCTTTTAGCAAATTTAAAAGAGTTTTTAGAAAAAAATGCCCAGATAAAGGTGCTCGCGGTTGAAAATTTACAAGCCGCTGATCTTGCAAATTTAGACTTTTTAAAGGACGCTGCACTTGAAAATATCATCCTTACAAGCAAGGAATTTTCACTCTTACTTGAGGGCTTTGCGCGTATAAATTTAAACTACCTCGACTACGAGGAATTTATACTATTTTTTAAGAAAAATTTAGACCAAGACCTGCTTTTTAGCTACTTTTTGGCTCATGGAAACGAGATAGCAAGCGCCTTTTTGGACTCTAGCGAGGTCACAGCTCACTTACAGCAGCTCTTAAGAGGAAATTTAAACGAGCAAGGCATCGCTATCTTAAAAGAGTGCGCGACAAAGTGCCACGACACCATAAGCGCCTTTGGGATTTATAAAAATCTAAAAGAGCAGATGAAAATTTCAAAAGATAGCGTTTATAGCGCGATAAATTTGCTAAATGAGAGCGGATACGTGGAGTTTGTGCCAAATTTAGATGAGAGTAGCACGAGCAAGAAAATTTACTTTACAAATTTCGCACTTCGCAACGCTTTGTGTCTGAAAAAGGACTTTTTGGCTGTCTTTGCAAATGTCGTTTTTTGTGAGCTGCTTAAATTTAAAGATGAAATTTACTACACAAAAGAGATCGATTTTTTCCTTACAAAAAGGAAGCTTGCGATCATTTGCGTGCCTTTTTCTGCGCCTGAGATCGTATTTTTGAAATTTAAAAAACTCCACGCGAGCCTAAAAGAGCTGGGCGTTAGCAAGCTTCAAATCATCAGCGTCGCAAACCAAGCCGAGCAAAGCATCGAGGGGATAAAGTGCGAGATTTTGCCATTTTCTAGGTGGAGCCTTGGTTTGTAA
- a CDS encoding S-adenosylmethionine tRNA ribosyltransferase, translated as MRAFFGILFIAASLFGYEINHENWAKFYKFTGNANGVKFEVYLNYFKDEFENFKQTKSFKVPAKISGHIFFDGAKYDYEKGSFEQNGSEISSLNAVSDKINLDVKNENGELKGKIIVKNKAYNATIKEEKEYEILNIGIQMTESNGTRYEAITNDIFAKDSAKKYKNKLLAEFYDLKSERKKWPNSQYESLKNIYYINDKIKSVCTYKNEKTNCEVLSLATNKKLKLKQIFKDINDSHLKAILANAGVSDNFVLSPLGLTFLNEEQISVPLEELRPYFSDEVGL; from the coding sequence ATGAGAGCATTTTTTGGGATATTATTCATCGCAGCAAGCCTTTTTGGCTATGAGATAAACCACGAAAACTGGGCTAAATTCTACAAATTTACAGGCAACGCAAACGGGGTTAAATTTGAAGTTTATCTAAACTATTTTAAAGATGAATTTGAAAATTTCAAACAAACAAAGAGCTTTAAAGTCCCAGCCAAGATAAGCGGCCACATCTTTTTTGACGGCGCAAAATACGACTATGAAAAGGGCTCTTTTGAGCAAAATGGCAGTGAAATTTCTTCATTAAATGCAGTCTCAGACAAGATAAATTTAGACGTTAAAAACGAAAATGGCGAGCTAAAAGGCAAGATAATCGTCAAAAACAAAGCCTACAACGCCACCATAAAAGAAGAAAAAGAGTATGAGATCCTAAATATCGGCATCCAAATGACCGAGTCAAACGGCACGAGATATGAGGCGATCACTAACGACATCTTCGCTAAAGACTCAGCCAAAAAGTATAAAAACAAGCTTCTTGCAGAGTTTTACGACCTAAAAAGTGAGCGCAAAAAATGGCCAAACAGCCAGTATGAGAGCCTAAAAAATATATACTATATAAATGATAAGATTAAAAGCGTTTGCACCTATAAAAACGAAAAGACAAACTGCGAGGTGCTCTCGCTTGCGACGAATAAAAAGCTAAAACTAAAGCAAATTTTTAAAGATATAAACGACAGCCATCTAAAAGCGATCCTTGCAAATGCTGGCGTGAGCGACAACTTCGTGCTTTCGCCGCTTGGCCTTACATTTTTAAACGAGGAGCAAATCAGCGTGCCACTTGAGGAGCTAAGACCTTACTTTAGCGATGAAGTCGGGCTGTAA
- the rpsS gene encoding 30S ribosomal protein S19, translated as MARSLKKGPFVDDHVMKKVIAAKNANDNKPIKTWSRRSTIVPEMIGLTFNVHNGKSFIPVYVTENHIGYKLGEFAPTRTFKGHKGSVQKKIGK; from the coding sequence ATGGCAAGATCACTCAAAAAAGGTCCTTTCGTAGATGATCATGTAATGAAAAAAGTTATTGCCGCAAAAAATGCAAACGATAACAAACCAATCAAGACTTGGTCAAGACGTAGCACGATTGTACCTGAAATGATTGGACTAACATTTAACGTTCATAATGGCAAGAGCTTTATTCCTGTATATGTTACAGAAAATCATATAGGCTATAAACTTGGCGAATTTGCTCCAACACGCACATTTAAGGGTCACAAAGGCTCAGTGCAAAAGAAAATCGGCAAGTAA
- a CDS encoding thiamine-phosphate pyrophosphorylase, which yields MTNDERIYRVIDANLNRLKEGLRVVEDIKRYVFDDAKLAYKIKSLRHKAKIPQKEFLKFRNSQNDVLKTSTKSEQERSNLDEIITANFKRAQESARVLEECFKLINLDQAELFKSIRYELYELEKEL from the coding sequence ATGACTAATGACGAGCGCATCTACCGAGTGATAGATGCGAATTTAAATAGGCTAAAAGAAGGGCTTCGCGTCGTTGAAGATATAAAAAGATATGTCTTTGATGACGCTAAGCTCGCCTATAAGATAAAGTCCCTCCGCCACAAGGCAAAGATCCCACAAAAAGAATTTTTAAAATTTAGAAATTCACAAAATGATGTCTTAAAAACCAGCACAAAAAGCGAGCAAGAAAGATCAAATTTAGACGAAATCATCACTGCAAATTTCAAGCGTGCCCAGGAGAGCGCTCGTGTGCTTGAAGAGTGCTTTAAGCTTATAAATTTAGATCAAGCCGAGCTTTTTAAAAGCATAAGATACGAGCTTTATGAGCTTGAAAAAGAACTTTAA
- the rplV gene encoding 50S ribosomal protein L22, whose translation MSKAIIKFVRLSPTKARLIAREVQGMNAELALASLQFMPNRGAKFIANAISSAVANGGFEPEEVVVTSCRVDAGPVLKRFRPRARGTASKIRKPTSHVMVEVSKPEKKEA comes from the coding sequence ATGAGTAAAGCAATTATAAAATTCGTAAGACTTTCTCCTACAAAAGCAAGACTTATAGCAAGAGAAGTTCAAGGTATGAATGCCGAGCTAGCACTTGCAAGCTTGCAATTTATGCCAAATCGTGGTGCTAAATTTATAGCAAACGCTATTAGCTCAGCAGTAGCAAATGGCGGATTTGAGCCAGAAGAAGTTGTAGTAACTAGTTGCCGCGTTGACGCTGGTCCTGTATTAAAGAGATTTAGACCAAGAGCAAGAGGAACAGCGAGCAAAATTCGCAAACCTACTTCTCATGTAATGGTAGAAGTATCTAAACCTGAAAAGAAGGAAGCATAA
- the rplD gene encoding 50S ribosomal protein L4 — translation MSKIHVLNDKFENSGELELPASYAEVNPHNLYLYVKSYLAGIRANSAHTKSRAFVSGGGKKPWRQKGRGGARAGSTRTNVWVGGAVAFGPTNEKNYFQKVNKKQKRLALEYALAVKAQDGKIFAVDSISIESGKTKDAANIIKNLKVKDALIVKDLLDDKTLLAFRNLANCYVVDANEVNAYLVSTFSSVIIEKAALKTITKEG, via the coding sequence ATGAGTAAAATTCACGTATTAAACGATAAATTTGAAAATTCAGGCGAGTTAGAGCTTCCTGCAAGCTACGCTGAAGTAAATCCGCACAACCTATATCTTTATGTAAAATCTTACCTTGCTGGTATAAGAGCAAATTCGGCTCATACTAAAAGCCGTGCTTTTGTAAGCGGTGGTGGTAAAAAACCATGGAGACAAAAAGGACGTGGTGGTGCAAGAGCGGGTTCAACTAGAACTAACGTTTGGGTAGGCGGTGCAGTTGCATTTGGTCCAACAAACGAGAAAAACTATTTTCAAAAAGTCAATAAAAAACAAAAAAGACTAGCTCTTGAGTACGCTTTGGCAGTAAAAGCACAAGATGGTAAAATTTTCGCAGTAGATAGCATCTCAATCGAGTCTGGAAAGACAAAAGATGCAGCTAATATCATCAAAAATTTAAAAGTAAAAGACGCACTTATCGTTAAAGATTTACTAGACGATAAAACACTACTTGCTTTTAGAAATTTAGCAAACTGCTATGTAGTAGATGCAAATGAGGTAAATGCTTATCTTGTCTCTACATTTAGTTCGGTTATCATTGAAAAAGCTGCACTAAAAACTATAACAAAAGAGGGCTAA
- the rplB gene encoding 50S ribosomal protein L2: protein MAIKSYKPYTPSRRYMTGLSSEDITAKPSVRSLLVKLPATGGRNNNGRITSRHKEAGAKKLYRIIDFKRRKFGIEGKVEAIEYDPNRNCRIALIAYKDGEKRYIIRPNGLNVGDVIASIDEGSLDIKPGNAMKLRFIPVGTIVHNVELKPGKGAQIARSAGGYAQLMGKEEKYVILRMPSGEMRQVLAECMASIGVVGNEDWANITIGKAGRNRYRGIRPQTRGSAMNPVDHPHGGGEGKKNSGRHPVTPWGKPTKGAKTRRKKASDKLIISRRKGK, encoded by the coding sequence ATGGCTATAAAATCATATAAACCATATACACCTAGTCGTAGATATATGACTGGACTAAGCTCTGAAGATATAACAGCTAAACCAAGCGTTAGAAGCTTGCTTGTTAAACTACCTGCAACTGGCGGTAGAAACAACAATGGTCGTATAACTTCGAGACATAAAGAAGCAGGTGCAAAAAAACTTTATCGTATCATCGACTTCAAACGTCGTAAATTTGGTATAGAAGGTAAAGTTGAAGCGATCGAGTACGATCCAAACAGAAACTGCCGTATCGCTCTTATAGCTTACAAAGATGGCGAAAAACGCTATATCATTAGACCAAATGGCCTAAATGTTGGCGATGTTATCGCATCTATCGATGAGGGCTCACTAGATATTAAACCAGGCAACGCTATGAAATTAAGATTTATCCCAGTTGGTACTATCGTTCATAACGTAGAGCTAAAACCTGGCAAAGGCGCTCAGATAGCTCGTTCAGCTGGTGGTTATGCTCAGCTAATGGGTAAAGAAGAGAAGTATGTTATCTTAAGAATGCCAAGTGGCGAGATGAGACAAGTACTAGCTGAGTGTATGGCAAGTATCGGTGTAGTTGGTAACGAAGACTGGGCTAACATCACTATAGGTAAAGCCGGACGTAATCGTTACCGCGGTATCCGCCCACAAACACGTGGTTCTGCTATGAACCCAGTTGATCACCCACACGGCGGTGGTGAAGGTAAGAAAAATTCAGGCCGTCACCCAGTTACTCCATGGGGTAAACCAACTAAAGGTGCTAAGACTCGCCGTAAAAAAGCTAGCGATAAGCTTATAATTTCAAGAAGGAAAGGAAAATAG
- a CDS encoding polysaccharide deacetylase family protein, with translation MIKTFLASLLTLTFALADAHILVYHRFDDPRHVSTDISIQNLREQFEYFKNNGFEVVKLSRLVDAVNAGEPIPDNWIVITVDDGYKSFYNNALELFKEYNYPFALMVYVEASANKYGDYLDFDQIKELEAYGEIGYHSYAHPRMTKLSDEALREDFQKGVETFEKHMGYKPKYFAVPYGEIDSRVVSLAKEFGFLALLNQNSGAVSDKSDVYDLYRTPVMNGTKIALTFNSKFLNAEWIFPEGYPQNNAIDKLIIKTDTNASEGSFFMTGFDGFRKVPMTNGVFECKFNPPLDKRKVLMSLKVDHHRSTKLLIKDTNAK, from the coding sequence ATGATAAAAACGTTTTTAGCGTCACTTTTGACGCTAACGTTTGCTTTGGCAGACGCTCACATCCTAGTTTATCATCGCTTTGACGATCCAAGACACGTTAGCACAGATATTTCTATCCAAAATTTAAGAGAGCAGTTTGAATACTTTAAAAACAATGGCTTCGAAGTTGTCAAGCTATCAAGGCTTGTCGATGCGGTAAATGCTGGCGAACCGATCCCTGATAACTGGATCGTTATCACCGTTGATGATGGATACAAAAGCTTTTACAATAACGCTCTTGAGCTTTTTAAAGAGTATAACTACCCATTTGCTTTGATGGTCTATGTAGAGGCAAGCGCGAACAAATATGGTGATTATTTAGACTTTGATCAGATCAAAGAGCTAGAAGCTTACGGAGAGATCGGCTATCACTCATACGCTCATCCAAGGATGACTAAACTTAGCGATGAGGCCTTAAGAGAGGACTTTCAAAAGGGCGTTGAGACCTTTGAAAAGCATATGGGTTATAAGCCTAAATACTTCGCAGTCCCTTACGGGGAGATCGATAGTAGGGTCGTCTCTTTGGCAAAAGAATTTGGCTTTTTGGCACTTTTAAATCAAAACTCAGGCGCAGTTTCAGATAAAAGCGACGTTTATGATCTTTACAGAACGCCAGTGATGAACGGCACAAAGATAGCGCTAACTTTTAATAGCAAATTTTTAAATGCCGAGTGGATATTTCCAGAGGGCTATCCGCAAAACAATGCGATCGACAAGCTCATCATCAAGACCGACACTAACGCAAGTGAGGGCAGTTTTTTCATGACTGGCTTTGATGGCTTTAGAAAAGTACCTATGACAAATGGCGTTTTTGAGTGTAAATTTAACCCACCACTTGATAAACGCAAAGTGTTAATGTCGCTAAAAGTAGATCATCACCGAAGCACAAAACTTCTAATAAAGGACACCAATGCTAAATAA